The Candidatus Desulfatibia profunda genomic sequence CGAAACCAGCATCGAGTTATTCATGTCAGGGAGTAAAAAACATAAAGGGGAAGGCCACCGGCAACGGCTGCGGGAAAAATTTCTTGCATCAGGCTTGTCGGGATTTCATGACTATGAAGTGATTGAACTCCTCTTGACGCTGGCTACACCGCAAAAAGACTGCAAAACTGCCGCCAAAGCCGCCTTGCAACGCTTCAAGACGCTGCCGGGCGTGCTTGAAGCTTCCACCAAGGAGCTTTGCGAAGTTAAGGGAATCGGGCCTAAAAACCTGCTGGGCATCAAGCTGATTAAAGCTGTCGGGGATCGGTATCTAAAGCAAAAATTAATCGAGAAAGATCCCTTGAACAACTCAAAAGAGCTCTTCGATTACCTTTACCACAGCATCAGAGACAAGAACCGTGAGTGCTTTAATGTTATTTTTCTGGATGCCAAAAACCGGGTTATTTCAACCGAAACGCTCTTTGAAGGAACGCTAACCGCGAGTTCTGTTTATCCGCGGGAGATCGTCATTGCAGCGCTTAATCGCAATGCTGCAGCCCTGATTTTTGCCCATAACCATCCTTCAGGCGACCCCCAGCCATCCCCGGAAGATGTCGCCATTACGCACCGGCTTGTTTTTGCATGCAGGGTGGTGGGCATTACGGTCCACGAGCATCTGATTATCGGAAAAAACAGGTATTTCAGTTTTGCGGATCAAGGTTATATCGCCCGGATGAATCATGAGTATGAAATGCAGAATAAAAACGCATAGCCCGGACAAATCGAAACTAAGAAAATA encodes the following:
- the radC gene encoding DNA repair protein RadC, which translates into the protein MSGSKKHKGEGHRQRLREKFLASGLSGFHDYEVIELLLTLATPQKDCKTAAKAALQRFKTLPGVLEASTKELCEVKGIGPKNLLGIKLIKAVGDRYLKQKLIEKDPLNNSKELFDYLYHSIRDKNRECFNVIFLDAKNRVISTETLFEGTLTASSVYPREIVIAALNRNAAALIFAHNHPSGDPQPSPEDVAITHRLVFACRVVGITVHEHLIIGKNRYFSFADQGYIARMNHEYEMQNKNA